A region of the Chryseobacterium gotjawalense genome:
ATCATTCGGATTTGTCCGTTGGTTGCGCCCAAGGTTTTCAGCATTCCGATGGAATTGGTTCTTTCGATAATTAAAATCAATAAAACCATGATGATGTTAATGATCACCACCACCAGCATAATGGTAATAATAAGGGCAATATTGGTGTCGAAAATCGCAATGAAATCCATAATCTGAGGATATTCATCGGTGGCTTTTACCGTATAGTTTTTATAACCGACCAATTCGTCGATTTTTGGGGTGTCTTCATCAATATTATTAATGTTTTTCAGGAAAATATCGATTCCGCCGATCTCGGCATCTTTCATTCCCTGAATTTTCCGGGCATGATTTATTCCGCCAATGACGAATAAGTCATCAATCATCTTGATGTCGGTCTTATAAATCCCAACCACCTCAAATTTTCGGTATAAAGGACTTTGGTTTTCTTTGGAAAAGATGGCGACGATACTGTCTTTAATTTTTAAATGAAGATCGGTTGCTATTTTTTGCGAAATGCAAATTCCATTGTTAAAGGCTTTTTCTGTAATTACAGGCACATGTCCGGCCACTAAAAATTTGCGGAATCGTGCCGAGTCAAAATCTTTGCCGACTCCTTTAAAAATGATGCCGGCGAAATTATGTTCATTCCGCAGAATCCCGCTTACTGCAACATATTTTTGGGTAGAAGCGACATCGGGAAGGGCTTTTATTTTATCGAGCTGAAGACCGTCATTACTTAAAATGGAGGAATTGTACGAGTTGTTGGATTGCTTGGATTTTACCGAAATATGCCCGGAGAAATCGGCCATTCTTTCTTTGATGGCTTTCTTGGACCCTACACCGGTCGAAATGGTGATGAGCGAAACAATAACGCCAAGAGCGACGGAAAGCCGACCAATAAAGACAATAACCCGTGAAAGATTATTTTTGTTATCTTTGGAAAAAGCAATTTTTTTAGAAAAATATAACGGAAAATTCAATCGTATGATTTTAAGCCTCAAAAATAAAGATTTACTTCTGATTGTGCTAATTTATTTTGGTTTTTGCCAAATGAGTTTTGCCCAAAACCTTGATAAAAATTGTTTTAAAGCCGGAGCAGACCGCCCGGAACTGTATCTCCCTTTACTGAAAAACAAGACCATTGCGATCGTTACCAATCAAACCGGGTTGCTGAAAGATAAATCTTTTCTGGTTGATTTTTTAGTTAAAAACAATATTTCCATACAATCAATTTTCGCCCCTGAACATGGTTTCCGTGGTGATGCTGATGCTGGTGAACACGTGAAAAACGGGATTGATACCAAAACAGGAATTCTGATTGTTTCTCTTTACGGGTCGAATAAAAAGCCAAAACCAGAACAGTTAAAAGGAATTGATATCATTCTTTTTGATATTCAGGATGTTGGCGTGCGGTTTTATACTTATATTTCTACTTTGACTTATGTAATGGAAGCGGCGGCAGAAAATGGAGTAGAAGTGATTGTTCTTGACCGGCCGAATCCACACGACGGATATATTGACGGACCGGTTCTGAAAAATCAGTGGAAAAGTTTTGTCGGAATGCACAATGTTCCAGTGGTGTACGGTTTGACAATCGGCGAATACGGGAAAATGGTCAACGGTGAAAAATGGCTCGACAAAGGAATTCAGGCCAAATATACTTTAATACCGATGCTTGGTTATCATAAAAAACAACGCTACGAAATTTCAGCGCAACCCTCACCGAATTTGCCAAATGATAAATCCATTAACCTTTATCCGAGTTTGTGTTTCTTTGAAGGAACGCAGGTTTCCGTTGGTCGCGGCACCAATTTGCCTTTCCAGATTTATGGATCTCCCTGGACTAAAAATTTGCCGTATCAGTTTACACCAAAACCTTCTGCCGGAGCAAAAGATCCTTTTCTGAACGGGAAATTGTGTTACGGTGAAAACCTGTCAGAATATCCACAAGATTTGCAGGCATTGAATTTAGAATGGCTTTTGAAAGCTTATAAAGACTATAAAAATCCACAACAGGATTTCTTTCTGAAGAATTTGTTCTTTGATAAATTAGCCGGAACTGATGAATTGAGAAAACAGATCATCGCCGGAAAAACTGCAGAAGAAATTAAAAATTCCTGGAAAAATGATTTGGAAGGTTTTCAGAAAATCAGAGTGAAATATGTGATGTATGAGGATTAAATTTTTTGAAAACGAGAAGTATTGAAGAATGATTGAGTTTTAAATATTTTACGGAAATGGTTAATAAGACAGGGTTTCGGTGCTCCGCACCTGCCATTTTCATTGTCCTTTTATCTACAAATGTTTCGCCGCTCTGCGGCTCGGTTGAGTGTAATCTTCTGATTGATGCAGCCATTTAATATTTGTAAAAGAATTGTATTTTTGAAAAAAGATACACCGCACCGAATCTTTGTCGTAAAATAGAATGTGCATAAAGAGTTTTGGAAAGTGTGTAGTGTAATCTTTGTAGGAAGTATAAAGAAGTTTGATAAAGGTGCGTAGCACCTAAACCTTTGTAGTTAAGAACGAAATCTTCATAAAATAAGGTGCGTAGCACCGAAATCTTTGTAGTAAAATAGAATAAATATAGAGAGTTTTGGAAGGTGCGTAGCACCTAAACCTTTGTAGCCAAGAACGAAATCTTCATAAAATAAGGTGCGTAGCACCGAAACTTAAAAGAGAATATATGGCAAATACTTATACACAATGCTATCTTCATTTGGTTTTTTCGCCTAAACATCGGGAGGCATTAATAAAAGAACAATGGAAAAATCTTTTAGAAAAATATATCACAGGAATTGTTCAAACAAGAAAACATAAATTATTAGCTATCTACGCAATGCCAGATCATATTCATATTTTCATTGGTTATAATGTGAATGATTTAATTTCTGATTTGGTAGAAAATATAAAAACATCTTCTAATGCCTGGGTAAAGAAAGAAAAATTATCGATGTTTAAATTCGATTGGCAAAGAGGTTACGGTGCGTTTAGTCATTCAAAATCACAGGTTGACGCAGTTGTAAAATACATAATGAATCAGAAAAATCATCATTCTAAGAAATCATTTAAGGAAGAATATCTTGAGATCTTAAAAAATAATGGAGTAGATTTTAAAGAAGAATATATTTTCGAATTTTTTGATGATATTGAAGGGTAGTATGTTCCGGTGTTCTGCGCCTGCCATTTTTATTGTCCTTTTTTCTACAAATGTTTTGCCGCTCTGCGGCCTACTATGCTGTTTTAAATCGTAATTCTACGAATGTTTCGCCGCTCTGCGGCTTAAAATATAAAACAAAAGAATAATTTAAAAACTCGCTTTCACCTGCATCGATCCCATGTGGATCGTGCGTTCACCGGAATTTCTACCTTCATAATTTATATTGAGTTGAATAAACGAATTCAGAGCTTGCTGTAAAAAAACAGACCAAACCTGATTTTTCCCTGCCTTCAAACCATCAAGCATTTGATTGGCGACAATCGAGAAGTTATTTCCCGTAAAATCATTATTAATAAAAGAAAAATTACCGCGGACCGAAGTTTTTTTCCAGTCCCACTGGAGGCTTCCGGTAAGGTCAAAAGTCTTTAAAAATTCTTCACCATCTGTTCTTTTTTTCTGACGGAAAGCGGAGGATAATTCGCTCTGTATGGCTTCTGTAAACTTATACGTAGCTTTTGGTCTGGTTTCCAAATTTTGTAATTGATAATCTCTACTCGCAAAAAGTTGCGATGAATTTTCAATCGCATGAACCGAATTTTCCCAGTCAATTCTGAAATCTTTGCCAAACCAATGGCCGATATTTAAGAAGTGTGAAACCTGAGTTCGTTCTTCGTTGCTGAAATTCGCATTGATTAAATTATTATTGGCGATAAAGCGGTAATTCCCATTCCAGCCGGATTTATCGGTAGGATTGAATTGTGCCGAAGCCAGAATGTTTTGATTTTTCAGAATCTGATCTTCATTTTTTTCAAAGGGATTCAGCACAAAAACCTTTTCTTTTTTAAAGTAAGAATTTTGAGAATTGATGGAAAGGTTAAAATTCCAGCGTTTCAGAAATTGGTTTTCAGAATTA
Encoded here:
- a CDS encoding ABC transporter permease, with the translated sequence MNFPLYFSKKIAFSKDNKNNLSRVIVFIGRLSVALGVIVSLITISTGVGSKKAIKERMADFSGHISVKSKQSNNSYNSSILSNDGLQLDKIKALPDVASTQKYVAVSGILRNEHNFAGIIFKGVGKDFDSARFRKFLVAGHVPVITEKAFNNGICISQKIATDLHLKIKDSIVAIFSKENQSPLYRKFEVVGIYKTDIKMIDDLFVIGGINHARKIQGMKDAEIGGIDIFLKNINNIDEDTPKIDELVGYKNYTVKATDEYPQIMDFIAIFDTNIALIITIMLVVVIINIIMVLLILIIERTNSIGMLKTLGATNGQIRMIFINYTLMIMIPGLVFGNLIGLAFVFIQKYFGIITLNPENYYISVVPVEINVIQIISISLGILIISGISLVLPSYLISKISPVKAIKYN
- a CDS encoding exo-beta-N-acetylmuramidase NamZ family protein; translation: MILSLKNKDLLLIVLIYFGFCQMSFAQNLDKNCFKAGADRPELYLPLLKNKTIAIVTNQTGLLKDKSFLVDFLVKNNISIQSIFAPEHGFRGDADAGEHVKNGIDTKTGILIVSLYGSNKKPKPEQLKGIDIILFDIQDVGVRFYTYISTLTYVMEAAAENGVEVIVLDRPNPHDGYIDGPVLKNQWKSFVGMHNVPVVYGLTIGEYGKMVNGEKWLDKGIQAKYTLIPMLGYHKKQRYEISAQPSPNLPNDKSINLYPSLCFFEGTQVSVGRGTNLPFQIYGSPWTKNLPYQFTPKPSAGAKDPFLNGKLCYGENLSEYPQDLQALNLEWLLKAYKDYKNPQQDFFLKNLFFDKLAGTDELRKQIIAGKTAEEIKNSWKNDLEGFQKIRVKYVMYED
- the tnpA gene encoding IS200/IS605 family transposase, producing the protein MANTYTQCYLHLVFSPKHREALIKEQWKNLLEKYITGIVQTRKHKLLAIYAMPDHIHIFIGYNVNDLISDLVENIKTSSNAWVKKEKLSMFKFDWQRGYGAFSHSKSQVDAVVKYIMNQKNHHSKKSFKEEYLEILKNNGVDFKEEYIFEFFDDIEG